From the genome of Varibaculum prostatecancerukia, one region includes:
- the gltX gene encoding glutamate--tRNA ligase has protein sequence MILRKEILGMNPDATSPIRVRFCPSPTGTPHVGMVRTCLFNWAYARHTGGTFVFRIEDTDAKRDSEESFEQILESLRWLGLDWDEGVDKGGPYGPYRQSERMDIYKEVADKLLAGGFAYESYSTPEEIAARHKAAGRNPHLGYDGYDRNLTEEQIAAFRAEGRQPVLRMRMPDEDITFHDLVRGDITFQAGSVPDYVIVRGGGDPLYTLVNPVDDALMHITHVLRGEDLLSSTPRQIVLYRALIELGIADRVPEFAHLPYVMGEGNKKLSKRDPESNLLLHRENGMIPEGLVNYLALLGWALSADRDVFSKEEMIAAFDIEDVNPNPARFDSKKALAINADHIRMLETGDFTERIVPYLHAGGFVSAEKLSDLTDKEKQLLEAAAPLAQSRMQVLSQAKSLLGFLFIADDQVEYQEKPLRKLKDNAPQVLEAAAKVVDGLPEGEVGETGTIGDPEAVKAAMSKVMVEEMGLKPRVAFQPLFMAITGSNVSIPVFDSIGILGKEASINRLRKLQNHLEQA, from the coding sequence ATGATTTTACGCAAGGAGATTTTAGGTATGAATCCGGATGCTACTTCCCCGATTCGGGTGCGGTTTTGCCCTTCACCCACCGGCACCCCGCATGTGGGAATGGTGCGTACCTGCCTGTTTAACTGGGCATATGCGCGCCATACTGGGGGAACTTTTGTTTTCCGGATCGAGGACACCGATGCCAAACGCGACTCGGAAGAATCCTTTGAGCAAATCCTAGAGTCTCTACGCTGGCTGGGACTAGATTGGGACGAGGGCGTCGATAAGGGCGGCCCCTACGGTCCCTATCGCCAAAGCGAACGTATGGATATTTATAAAGAGGTGGCAGATAAGCTGCTCGCCGGGGGATTCGCCTACGAATCCTATTCCACCCCCGAAGAAATCGCTGCCCGCCATAAAGCTGCCGGTCGCAATCCGCATCTGGGATATGACGGATATGACCGCAACTTGACGGAAGAACAGATCGCTGCTTTCCGCGCTGAAGGCCGCCAGCCAGTGCTGCGGATGCGGATGCCTGATGAAGATATTACTTTCCATGACTTGGTGCGCGGAGACATCACTTTCCAGGCCGGTTCAGTTCCTGACTATGTGATTGTGCGCGGCGGCGGCGATCCTCTCTATACCTTGGTAAACCCGGTAGATGACGCGCTGATGCATATCACGCACGTGCTGCGCGGGGAAGACCTACTTTCATCCACCCCCCGCCAAATTGTGCTTTACCGCGCCCTCATCGAGTTGGGGATTGCGGATCGGGTACCCGAGTTCGCGCATCTGCCCTATGTAATGGGGGAGGGCAATAAGAAGCTTTCCAAGCGTGACCCGGAATCAAATCTGCTTTTGCACCGGGAAAACGGGATGATTCCCGAAGGGCTAGTGAACTATTTAGCCCTGCTAGGTTGGGCTTTATCTGCCGATAGGGATGTGTTTAGCAAAGAAGAAATGATTGCGGCTTTCGATATTGAGGATGTGAATCCTAATCCGGCGCGTTTTGACTCTAAGAAGGCCTTGGCGATTAACGCTGACCATATTCGGATGTTGGAAACTGGCGATTTCACTGAGCGGATTGTTCCTTACCTGCACGCGGGCGGATTCGTGAGTGCCGAGAAGCTATCGGATTTAACCGATAAAGAAAAACAGCTTTTGGAGGCGGCCGCTCCGCTTGCCCAGAGCCGGATGCAGGTACTTTCTCAAGCTAAGAGCCTGCTGGGATTCCTATTTATTGCTGATGACCAGGTGGAATATCAAGAAAAACCGCTGCGCAAACTCAAAGATAATGCTCCTCAGGTGCTGGAGGCCGCGGCTAAAGTGGTAGACGGTCTGCCAGAAGGGGAAGTAGGGGAGACCGGCACCATTGGTGATCCGGAGGCAGTAAAAGCCGCTATGAGCAAGGTAATGGTGGAAGAAATGGGGCTCAAACCCCGAGTGGCTTTCCAGCCGCTATTCATGGCGATCACTGGATCTAACGTATCGATCCCGGTGTTTGACTCCATCGGGATTTTAGGTAAAGAGGCCAGCATCAACCGCCTGCGTAAGCTACAAAACCACCTGGAACAGGCATAA